The Polyodon spathula isolate WHYD16114869_AA chromosome 37, ASM1765450v1, whole genome shotgun sequence genome includes the window acttaaaacaacaacaacaacaaaaaagatttttaaaatctttctgaTTTGCTCTCTTTGGCAGAGACAAGCAAGAAACTTAGCAGCGTGACGGATTCCTCCTCCAGTCGCATCAGAGAGAGGGGCGTGGTTTTCCTGAGTTTCCTTATTGGAGTCCTGTGGCTGTTCTGAAGTTGTAGTCTTCCCCCTGGTGTTTGGAGGATAGAACAACAGCTCCTCTCTTCCAGCTATTCCCGCTCAACAAGTGTCTTGTTGGACAGACGGGTGACTGGAGGCGAACACCTGCGCAAAGAAGGAAAGACGATAATATCAAGTGATTAATCGATCATATCAAATATTCAGCAactcacagagactaggatgtCAACTGTgaatcaacaactgctgcagagtcactgccaataggacctcggttttgaCATCTCGTTCCGagggacggagcacaaggaggttcagtgacttgctctgggtctcacacacacacacagagagtcagtggctttgaactggggacctcctggtatcaagacccttgtctttaaccactggaccgccaAGCCTCCAAATAAAATGAATCTGTTAAAGCTAATTGATAAAATAAGGAGTCAGTCAGTTTATCGATTTGCCTTTCTCTATTCAACACCAGCATTGTTTGTCCTCATCCACTAGGTGGCAGTGGAGTACTGTACACAATATTTACTGGCGCACTCAGATTGAAATCTGCTCATATAGAAAGTATTTTTGAGGCACCAGTTTGGATCAACTCGAACCACCAGAACAGCAAGGTGCAGATCACAGGGGAGGAGAGAACAAcataagacacacctgatcttgttagctagacacactgggggctaatcaagctggtagtaaaacctggactgtacaaaactgctgtgcaataggagtcttatttccagccctgttgTTCATGGTGAAATGATCTGGCCTCTACGTAAGGATCCACACACTCAGAAACTCAAACACCTTGGCACTCatccccccccccagcccctcaCCCTCTGCCTGGGCTCTACAGAATGCTGTTGTCCCCGGCTCTGTGCTGCACGGCTCTGGAGATGAGCTGCGATGTTTCCTGGAAGGCTCTGCTCAGCTCATCCATCTTCTGCTCCATGGAGCCGATCCTCCGCTCCAGCTCCTTGTATGAGCTGCTCCAGTTCCCATTGAAATCATACATCATCACCTGCAGctgcgcagacacacagagagagaaacagggacacatcatcacctgcagctgcgcagacacacagagagagaaacagggacacatcatcacctgcagctgcgcagacacacagagagagaaacagggacacatcatcacctgcagctgcgcagacacacagagagagaaacagggacacatcatcacctgcagctgcgcagacacacagagagaaacaggGACACATCATCACCTGCAGCTGCGCAGACAGGGACACACACCATCACCTGCAGctgcgcagacacacagagagagaaacagggacacatcatcacctgcagctgcgcagacacacagagagagacacatcatcacctgcagctgcgcagacacacaggagagaaacagggacacatcatcacctgcagctgcgcagacacacagagagaaacagggacacatcatcacctgcagctgcgcagacacacagagagagaaacagggacacatcatcacctgcagctgcgcagacacacagagagaaacagggacacaccatcacctgcagctgcgcagacacacacagagagaaacagggacacatcatcacctgcagctgcgcagacacccagagagaaacagggacacatcatcacctgcagctgcgcagacacacagagagagaaacagggacacatcatcacctgcagctgcgcagacacacagagagagaaacagggacacatcatcacctgcagctgcgcagacacacagagagaaacagggacacatcatcacctgcagctgcgcagacacacagagagagaaacagggacacaccatcacctgcagctgcgcagacacacagagagagaaacagggacacatcatcacctgcagctgcgcagacacacagagagagagaaacagggacaCATCATCACCTGCAGAGCACACAGAGAGTGACACAGAACTAGGCACACAGAAAGCAcaggcacaccaggggagacttggggtttgatgcagcaaagttgcctcaaactagtcTCCCAGTGgtttcctggaaccaggtttcaagccactgttcctaaAAGCGGCTTTGTCTTCACAAATAATAACGGCCAACCAGAGAGCCGCTCCAGAACGTACCTTGGACAAATCCACCGTTTCATTGGCGTGATCTCTCAGCTTTCTCTGCTTGAGCCTCGCCTTTCGAAATCTGGAAAAAGGAAAAAGTCATGTTTAGGCTCCCTTGATTCTGACGAGTCTCTTTCCTAAAGGGTTAATCCTCAGGGTTATGCAGCAGTGGAAGATCCCAAACTGAGCTCTCCATACAATGCGCACTGCCACCCTGACGGGGATAACAGCACTGTACATGCGAGCAGCATCCAACTGCCTCGCACCCCACACACCCTGCTGGGAGCGCTGCCTCACACCTCACACACCCTGCCTCACACCCCACACACCCTGCTGGGAGCGCTGCCTCACACCTCACACAccctgcctcacaccgcacacaccctgCTGGGAGCGCTGCCTCACACCTCACACAccctgcctcacaccgcacacaccctgCTGGGAGCGCTGCCTCACACCTCACACAccctgcctcacaccgcacacaccctgCTGGGAGCGCTGCCTCACACCTCACACACCCTGCCTCACACCCCACACACCCTGCTGGGAGCGCTGCCTCACACCTCACACAccctgcctcacaccgcacacaccctgCTGGGAGCGCTGCCTCACACACCCTGCCTCACACCCCACACACCCTGCTGGGAGCGCTGCCTCACACCTCACACAccctgcctcacaccgcacacaccctgCTGGGAGCGCTGCCTCACACCTCACACAccctgcctcacaccgcacacaccctgCTGGGAGCGCTGCCTCACACCTCACACAccctgcctcacaccgcacacaccctgCAGGGAGCACACCCCTGATGAGCTGTGCATGTCTTTGCCAGTGGTTCAGAAAACGATTCAGGATGTAATCAGGACGTCCCAAAcaaaacagcagttaaaaaaaaaaaaaaaaaaaaggggtctcACTAAGGAGCGTCTTCGTGGGAACACCTGTATGGGTGTCACACACCGCAACACACCTGTGCAGGTGCGGACACAGGAGGAGGCTGTCTGTTACTACTTGCCAGTGGTTCAGAAACGGTCACGATTTGCTCACGAGTAATCAGACGTCCCACACAAAGGTTGCATGTTAACTTCGTGTGTCCAAAAAAGGTGGTTACTAACTAATTATGGAGAACACATGAAATGGGACTTGAGTGAGTGTGAAGAGAACGCACCCTGAAACTAACCATCACCTCTGAAGATGAATCCAACAGGAAGCCACAAGGcaacaccctgacacacacacacacactgacaagcacacacacacacttcggAAGTGAGAGGACAGCAATTATAGAAATCACTACAGAGTTACCATCAatagaggacacacacacacatacatacatagggAAGCATGCAGAGAATCACCATGTGCAGAAAAACTGAACAAGACAGGAATGGAATGGCAATACAGCATTGCACTCAAAATCTCAGTACTcaaatacctgtgtgtgtgtgtctctgtctctggtgTGTGCGTGAGTCTCTCTGTCTGTGGCGTGTGCGTGAGTCTCTCTGTCTGTGGCGCGTGCGTGAGTCTCTCTGTCTGTggcgtgtgtctgtctctgtctgtggcgtgtgtctgtctctgtctgtggcGATGGCTGTGCTTGTCGTTTGGTCTCACTCACACTCTGATGGCCTCCAGCAGTCTTCTCTGGTTCCTCCTgttctctctgctgtctctccTGTCTCTGCAGCTCCTGTGAAGCAGCCAGCACTCTCTCAGCACGTTGGCAGCCGCCGTGCGGATCTGCACAGAGAGACAAAGCACAGGGGTCACGGGGGGTCCCAAAGCATGGCCCCCTGCTAGACCAACAAACCCCCCGGCCCCCAGGCAGGTGAATCCTGTTCGGGTGCAGACGCTCACCCTCTCTCTCCGCTTCCTGCCTGCCTAGTGCTCAAGGTTATCTCCCCTCTATTGCTTCCTCCGATGAAGCTGCTGGATCTCGAATCTAAACAGACTCGTCCTGTGCCATCCCGTTCCCACGCGGCCGTGCGCAACGACAACCGGCCGGAGGCGTGAACTCGCTCCCTGCGCCAGGAGGTCTGGAAAACATGACGCTCCTCAGAGCTCCAGGAAAGGAGATTTACGTTCCctgtttgttttggaaaatgaCAATACCgtaagctatttaaaaaaaataatacaaatctcaGCCCGTGGATGATAAGCACCTGCGGTGCTGCTGCACGCTGCGTGCGTACCTGCGTCTTGGTTGTTGTGCGTTTGGGTCGTTTGTTATAAGAGATTCCCAATcggagagtgtagatctcacactcaggACTGTCGAAAAGCATACCGAAACGTTTCATCTGTACAAAGAGATTAACAGCCTGCTTGTCGGAAGACACGCAGCTGTGCCGCACCGTTCACCCagagtctctgtaaatcgctttggataaaagcgtggTTTCTCAGCCGTGGTCATGGGGGAGgctcccccttcccccctccgTGTATGTGCTGGGTTTGATCCGAACCGAGCTCtgaattactgaactagacccttcaaTGAACTGATCACTCGCttaatttgaactttttttattgttttctgcttttaaacatttgcagatttcaagttagccgtAACactgtataagtaacttgaacttgaGAACTTTGTAGGAGCCGGGAGCGAGTTAAAACGTGTAATTAAAGCTAATGAGCAGTTTAATAAAAGGATCTAgtttagtaattgagagctcagctggaatgaaagcCATCAGACAcattgctaaatgactaattaataataataataataataataataataatacagcgtgCCTATAGAAAAAAGCAATCCTTCATTTCAATCTCACAATGTATTCTCTGATTCAATattaatgttcatatttttttacatgcaatatcTGAATGTTTGTGAggaatcataataaaaatgttaaacgtTAATTTCAATCTCACAATGTATTCTCTGATTCACTGttaatgttcatatttttttacatgcaatatcTGAATGTTTGTGAGgaatcacaataaaaatgttaaacgtTAATATGTGTTTGTTGCAGATGTTTTAGAACGGTCatgtgttaacacacacacacaaaattagcACCTgggcacacacacgcacgcacacgcacacacacacacacacacacacacacacacacgtcacacacacacacacacacacacacgcacacacacacacacacacacacacacacacacacacacacacacacacacacacacacacacacacacgcacacacacacacacacacacacacacacacacacacacacacacacacacacacacacacacacacacgcacacacacacacacacacgcacgcacacgcacacacacacacacacgcacacacacacacacacccacacacacacacacacacacacacacacacacactcacacacacacacacacacacacacacacacacacacacacagcacacacacacacgcacacacacacacacacacacgcgtgtgtgtgtggtgacacgtgcgtgtgtgtgtgggtgtgtggtcgTGGTGCGTGTGAGTGCagtggtgtgcgtgtgtgtgtgtgttaacagcacacacacacacacacgcacacacgcacgctgTCCTACCTTCTTGGTGTGCTTGATGTCTATCATGAACTGGTGCACGTGTTTCTCAGCCTTGTTGAGCGACAGATTCTTTGCGACGACAGCAACCAGCATAGCGGTGCAGCTCACTCCCTGCAGACAGTGCGGGACAGACGGGTCAAAAcaacgcagaaaaaaaaaaaaaaaaaaacacaacaacaacacaacaacacgtTGCAATCTCTCTCATCCCAGCGCATTCAACTGAAGAGCCGGCTCTGACGGGGAAAGCGAAGCACAGGTTTACGCTGTTAGTGTTATTAACTCAACAGCCACTAGGAGGAGCCCCATTGCATCGTGCAGGGAAGCCTGAGGCGTGTCTCTCAAACGAGTGATATTTACAGCAGCAGACCGGTGCAAGCTTCGGGTCTGAAACAGGTGCACTGATTACCAGGGAATTCCACTAGAtccatacaaaacacacacacacgcacacacgcacacgcacacgcacagcaCAGCGAGTGACGAGACAGCCGCGCACACACACCCAGCTAACCCTCGCCCACACTCGGCTTGCCTCTGTCCTTCACATCGTAAATAACTCCCGGTCACACAGAATACAAACAAAGAATAGCCGACCTGTTACCCGCGAGTCCCGCCGGCaggcttgagagagagagagacagacagacagagcagagagaaagagagagagagttagcGGTGCCAGTAGTGGATTGATGCCAGGCTGTGATTGGCAGCGGTCTGATTTCACATGCACAGCAATTCAAAACAACAGACGTGACGGGGCGTTGTGGCACATTCGCACAGCGCTGCATACACTGAGCGCAAGTCGTTTTGAAACGAGTCACACGGCCTCTGCAGAGTGCTCTCGGGggtgctgtatcggagctgtatGATGTCCCCGTGTCTCTAGAGCAGCTTCCCTTGTGTGGTTTATTGACCATCCCAGTGAGTCACTGCTTTATCTGCAACCGGCAGAGACCAAAGGATATGGCTCCACCCAACCCAGCACCAGCCAGCGAGAGGGAGAGGCGGAAGGGAGAGGGTTAGGGTAGGGTGGGGAGGGGGTGGGTAGACAGAGAGAGACATCGACACACCAAATTGTTACACCCCTCTCTGCAGGCAGGTGTGGCAATAAAACCCTTTGCATAGCGgcttcatccattcctggttttactacgagtttaagcatgagacacacctgagcttgctactgTGCCCCTACACAGCGCGGCTGATGGAGCTgggagtaaaacctggaacggagtGAAGCCGCTGCGCAGCGGCAGCCTTGTTTCTCTCGGTGCCGACGCGTGTTCCTACCATGACTCCGGTGAGCAGGCACACTGTCTTCCCACAGCTGCTCTTGGGGGTGATGTCTCCGTACCCGATCGTCAGGAAGGTGATGGCGATGAGCCACATCGTGTCCTCTATCCTGGCCACGGCGTTTTCGCTCTGCCTGCAGGGGCACAGCGCTCATCAGAGGGGGACTGGAGCCAGGCGGAGCGGAGAGAGCTGGAGACTCGAAGAGCGGACTccgcagagacacacacacacacacacacagcaatattaACAATCCCAATGCTCTACGGACTCTGGAGGACTGCGGGGCCGTGACCCCACGAACAAACCCGTCACCCGCAGCCTCAGTAGAGCTCTCTGACACCTCTCTCCCAGTGCAGCTGTGAccactgtcccccccccccacatccaCAGCGGATGTAAGACAAGCTCATTTGTTCTCTGTGTTATATTGTTGCAGGGGGGAACAGGTTAATGGTTGCGCTGgagtgtaccagctgtacttcgAGAGATGCTGGGAGAGTTCTACTGACACCAGAGGGGAGGCTGAAACCTCGGAATGAGTCACCAGGACGACTGGAACAGAAAACGACATGCAGCGTGTTtcagagaaggagaaggagaagaagcCAATAATTAAGAGAAGTGTGGTGCTGGAGACACACGCTGAAAAGAGTTATTTGAGATCCCTTATTGACCTCAGTGTCTGCAGTGTCAGCTCTTTGCTTTCTTCTGCAATGTCAGAAAGTGCCTCTCAGTGGCAGCGAGCTGCAGGGCTCAGTCTGTTTGCACAGATTTCCAAGTTCCCTTTTTCCCCAGGCGAGGAAGTGAAACctgttgtttagttttctttttactttcttcCTGTCGTTTTACTGGTTTCACTCTGTCTGTTGCCCTTCTGTCACAGGACCCCGAAGCGGGGCCACAGACTGATGAAAAACTGACCTCAGTTATGTActgtcctctctgtgctttacaatgcttccctatgctttaccatacctctctgtgctttacaatgcttccctgtgctttaccagacctctctgtgctttacaatgtttccctgtgctttaccagacctctctgtgctttacaatgcttccctgtgctttaccagacctctctgtgctttacaatgcttccctgtgctttaccagacctctctgtgctttacaatgcttccctgtgatttaccagacctctctatgctttacaatgcttccctatgctttaccagacctctctgtgctttacaatgcttccctgtgctttacaatgcttgcccaTGCTTTAGCATACTTCTTTGTGCTTCCCCAAGCTTTGCACTGTGCTACATGACTGCAAGGAAGCCATTCTAAAGAGCTCCCTCAGCAGCCAGGCACCTCAGCAGCTCACTGACCTCTCGCAGAGAGTGAGGAGCCAGGAGGCGGTGAGCCAGAAGCAGACGATGAAGGCGAGCAGAGTGCGGCCGGGGTGGGTGTTCATCAGCACCTTGAGCACGAAGTGGAAGTGGAAGTTGATGTTGTTGAGGGAGCCGATGCTCCTGTAGGAGGCGCTCAGGAGGGTCTTGCTGTGTAGCAGCAGGGCGCGGTGCACCAGGTACAGCCGCAAGAACATGAAGAAG containing:
- the LOC121304219 gene encoding intermediate conductance calcium-activated potassium channel protein 4-like isoform X4; translation: MRLKTNKVLLEETLQQQQQLLMKQSSPPPVSVFMIDHSVDDWRIALTARRVLSITLELGVCALHPLPLVSHPVSGEEDGRLGGGGWNSTLPSPLACSLAAWELLPCFFMFLRLYLVHRALLLHSKTLLSASYRSIGSLNNINFHFHFVLKVLMNTHPGRTLLAFIVCFWLTASWLLTLCERQSENAVARIEDTMWLIAITFLTIGYGDITPKSSCGKTVCLLTGVMGVSCTAMLVAVVAKNLSLNKAEKHVHQFMIDIKHTKKIRTAAANVLRECWLLHRSCRDRRDSRENRRNQRRLLEAIRVFRKARLKQRKLRDHANETVDLSKLQVMMYDFNGNWSSSYKELERRIGSMEQKMDELSRAFQETSQLISRAVQHRAGDNSIL
- the LOC121304219 gene encoding intermediate conductance calcium-activated potassium channel protein 4-like isoform X1; amino-acid sequence: MPQMSLSHSRLAVPSSTHSRGSCSVVGEEGVEREGEEDSTVTMELITRRPLTLDLVNLRTGNGNGEVAAEIRMPAPGSLTLFTLRDRTLLSEAKRRLCGWALGTALSGIFLMILQMELCWFVGGKGSVSVFIIRLLISLSTVCLLVLLVAFHYKDIRVFMIDHSVDDWRIALTARRVLSITLELGVCALHPLPLVSHPVSGEEDGRLGGGGWNSTLPSPLACSLAAWELLPCFFMFLRLYLVHRALLLHSKTLLSASYRSIGSLNNINFHFHFVLKVLMNTHPGRTLLAFIVCFWLTASWLLTLCERQSENAVARIEDTMWLIAITFLTIGYGDITPKSSCGKTVCLLTGVMGVSCTAMLVAVVAKNLSLNKAEKHVHQFMIDIKHTKKIRTAAANVLRECWLLHRSCRDRRDSRENRRNQRRLLEAIRVFRKARLKQRKLRDHANETVDLSKLQVMMYDFNGNWSSSYKELERRIGSMEQKMDELSRAFQETSQLISRAVQHRAGDNSIL
- the LOC121304219 gene encoding intermediate conductance calcium-activated potassium channel protein 4-like isoform X2; this encodes MPQMSLSHSRLAVPSSTHSRGSCSVVGEEGVEREGEEDSTVTMELITRRPLTLDLVNLRTGNGNGEVAAEIRMPAPGSLTLFTLRDRTLLSEAKRRLCGWALGTALSGIFLMILQMELCWFVGGKVFMIDHSVDDWRIALTARRVLSITLELGVCALHPLPLVSHPVSGEEDGRLGGGGWNSTLPSPLACSLAAWELLPCFFMFLRLYLVHRALLLHSKTLLSASYRSIGSLNNINFHFHFVLKVLMNTHPGRTLLAFIVCFWLTASWLLTLCERQSENAVARIEDTMWLIAITFLTIGYGDITPKSSCGKTVCLLTGVMGVSCTAMLVAVVAKNLSLNKAEKHVHQFMIDIKHTKKIRTAAANVLRECWLLHRSCRDRRDSRENRRNQRRLLEAIRVFRKARLKQRKLRDHANETVDLSKLQVMMYDFNGNWSSSYKELERRIGSMEQKMDELSRAFQETSQLISRAVQHRAGDNSIL